The Nostoc sp. 'Lobaria pulmonaria (5183) cyanobiont' DNA window GGCTATGGGTGGTCTTAACGACCCACAATCCATTAAATTTCTTGCGGATTTATTAGTTAAGGAAACTAACCCCAGCGTCCTGGATACGATTCAACAAGCTTTGACAACTGTCGGGCCCCAAGCCATCCCGGAACTCAAAAATAAGAATCAGTTTTTGGTCAGCGAACTGGAATCTGTAGGTAGTACTGCAACCAAAGAGCGGGAATTACGGCAAGGGCGGCTACAAAGAAACCAGCGGACGATCAACAAGATTCTCTCTGTTTACAGCGGTAAAATCGAGGGTGTTGACCTTAGTAGAACCCAATTAGGTCAAAGCGGTACTTCAGGAAGTTCCTCCTTCAACTTGGTACTGGACAATCTTGATTTATCAGGAGTTAAGTTTAAATCTGCGAATCTTAACCAAGCCAGCTTTAAGGGTAGCCGCTTCCGGGGTGTAGGTGAAGATGGACGCTGGGATACCTACGACGATGTAATGGCTGATTTAAGCCAAGCTCAGTTGCAGCAAGCCAATCTTACTGATGCTAACCTCAGTCGCGTCTTGATGAACCGGATCGATTTGAGTCGCGCCACTCTTAACAGAGCCAACTTATCCAACGCGCGTCTATATGATGCTAAACTCAACAGCACCCAACTAGTAGGAGCCGATCTGCGAAACGCAGTTTTGGAAAAAGCCAGCTTGACTGGGGCAGATTTAGGCGATGCCAAATTGAACGAAGCCAATCTGTATGCAGCGCGTTTAGGTCGCGCCACTGCTATCGGAACGCAATTATCTTTTGCCAACTTAACTAACACTGATTGGCAAGGGGCAGATTTATCAGGAGCTTATTTGGATCGTGCTAATCTCAGCAATGCGAACCTGAGTGCTACTCGTTTAACTGGTGCTGTTTTACGTTCTGCCCAAATGGAAAACGTTAACTTGCAAAATGCCGACCTAAGTCTTGCAGATTTACGGGGGGCGAATGTCGCTGGAGCAGATTTTAAAGGAGCAATTCTCGCTCCTAGCAAACAAGATCCAGCAGATCAATTTGTCCAAACCCCAGATTTAGGCTCAGTATCTGCCGTAGTTCAAGGCGTTGATTTTTCTCAAGCCAAAAATTTAGATGCCAAGCAATTAGCGTACATTTGTACTCAAGGAGGTATTCATCCCC harbors:
- a CDS encoding pentapeptide repeat-containing protein codes for the protein MTSPIVRRTSNQSGQSKKSERANSLLLASRRFAAWAAEITLVVTSGLIPFGIGVYANSRSDLNRVPLNPVLVVTERAIARPLALPVSYGIRNVAWPTNILWTIALLAPVTLSWWQLYLLAKTGSTIGKRWLKVRVVNEQEKPPGLGAVVIREGVGRWTVPISIAYLLWRYSFAFPNLGLFTFLSLLMIVGEGIGLPSRRGRRAFHDQLAGTYTIDAVLASNRQAQSAGDKDQVEEGQEGEELAADRTNQSPNLWRRIQQNPNLALFGIGLTSMTAVLATLIGTQVYIQIQQSQRATKQINSQQFLELVKQLTPDSGATNEQRQSAILAMGGLNDPQSIKFLADLLVKETNPSVLDTIQQALTTVGPQAIPELKNKNQFLVSELESVGSTATKERELRQGRLQRNQRTINKILSVYSGKIEGVDLSRTQLGQSGTSGSSSFNLVLDNLDLSGVKFKSANLNQASFKGSRFRGVGEDGRWDTYDDVMADLSQAQLQQANLTDANLSRVLMNRIDLSRATLNRANLSNARLYDAKLNSTQLVGADLRNAVLEKASLTGADLGDAKLNEANLYAARLGRATAIGTQLSFANLTNTDWQGADLSGAYLDRANLSNANLSATRLTGAVLRSAQMENVNLQNADLSLADLRGANVAGADFKGAILAPSKQDPADQFVQTPDLGSVSAVVQGVDFSQAKNLDAKQLAYICTQGGIHPRCP